GGAGGAGATCGCGCGGGCCTCCGGCGTTGTACGACGGACTCTCTTCGGTCACTTTCCCGGGCGGGCGGCGTTGTTGGAGGCGCTCGCGGAGGAGGCGTCCGAGGCGTTGCGTGGCGCGCTGGCGGTCGCGGCGGCGCCGCAGGAGCCGGCCGAGCGGGCGCTCGCGCACTTCGTGCACACGATCTGGCCGGTGGGCGACCGCTACCGGCTGCTCCTGGCGCTGGCCCGGCGTGATCTGGGCGACGAGCGTGTCGCCGAGGTCCTCGCCCCCGCCCGCGACGAGGTCACCGCCATCCTGACGCGCGGACAGCGCGACGGTGTCTTCCACACGCAGCTGCCGCCCGCCGTGCTGAGCGCGGGGCTCGAGGCGATGCAGGTCGCGCTGCTGGAAGAGGTCAACACCGGGGCGCTGGAGGACGACGGGACCCGGACGGCCGTCGTGACGCTCGTCGCGGCGGGGGTGCCGGAGGAC
The sequence above is a segment of the Streptomyces asoensis genome. Coding sequences within it:
- a CDS encoding TetR/AcrR family transcriptional regulator; translated protein: MTHSVAREPQRRNSRSNRARILATARQELGRNPDVTLEEIARASGVVRRTLFGHFPGRAALLEALAEEASEALRGALAVAAAPQEPAERALAHFVHTIWPVGDRYRLLLALARRDLGDERVAEVLAPARDEVTAILTRGQRDGVFHTQLPPAVLSAGLEAMQVALLEEVNTGALEDDGTRTAVVTLVAAGVPEDRARAVVGEVSRRQR